The Geodermatophilaceae bacterium NBWT11 genome has a segment encoding these proteins:
- a CDS encoding acyl-CoA thioesterase — protein MTVRHQHAVQLRWSDPDVYGHVNHARALSLVEDARLTMASETAAGGDGSAHPPVILARLEVDYLRQLYYRPHEQVTIESWVTRLGTSSVTTRQELRQDGHVALSVVAVLVMTNGASSRPLTDSERAFWTTFLEEPAG, from the coding sequence CTGACCGTGCGGCACCAGCACGCCGTCCAGCTGCGGTGGTCCGACCCCGACGTCTACGGCCACGTCAACCACGCCCGGGCACTGAGCCTGGTCGAGGACGCCCGGTTGACCATGGCCTCGGAGACCGCCGCGGGCGGCGACGGGTCGGCGCACCCGCCGGTCATCCTCGCCCGGCTCGAGGTCGACTACCTGCGCCAGCTGTACTACCGCCCCCACGAGCAGGTGACCATCGAGAGCTGGGTGACCCGGCTGGGCACAAGTTCGGTCACCACCCGCCAGGAGCTGCGCCAGGACGGGCACGTCGCGCTGTCCGTCGTCGCCGTCCTGGTGATGACCAACGGGGCGTCGTCCCGGCCGCTCACCGACAGCGAACGGGCCTTCTGGACGACGTTCCTCGAGGAGCCTGCCGGGTAG
- a CDS encoding cation transport regulator ChaB: protein MAKTDDQGRPIEDELPSTLQRSDDKAKDTYAQAHDSAEETYDGDPAAANRVAWAAVKHTHEKVGDHWEPKDEAGPSDEQSARGNRDTDLGTAGGVDANATKEHLYEVAQRLDVEGRSSMTKDELVEAIEKANDAATAEAREQG, encoded by the coding sequence ATGGCGAAGACCGACGACCAGGGCAGGCCCATCGAGGACGAGCTGCCCAGCACCCTGCAGCGCTCCGACGACAAGGCCAAGGACACCTACGCCCAGGCGCACGACAGCGCCGAGGAGACCTACGACGGCGACCCCGCGGCCGCCAACCGGGTGGCGTGGGCGGCGGTGAAGCACACCCACGAGAAGGTCGGCGACCACTGGGAGCCCAAGGACGAGGCCGGCCCGTCGGACGAGCAGTCGGCCCGCGGGAACCGGGACACCGACCTGGGCACCGCCGGCGGTGTGGACGCGAACGCCACCAAGGAGCACCTCTACGAGGTCGCCCAGCGCCTGGACGTCGAGGGCCGCTCGTCGATGACCAAGGACGAGCTGGTGGAGGCGATCGAGAAGGCCAACGACGCGGCGACGGCTGAAGCGCGCGAGCAGGGGTGA
- a CDS encoding aminopeptidase P family protein: protein MTTALRHRPHGIDPTRTVPLPLRDQAEVRDRWLTERVRDLLPDLMDDAGIDLWVVVGREYNEDPVLPTMLPASWLSARRRTILLLHRSDDGVTPMAVARYPVGQFVSAWDPDDDEPGASAEQSQWAAVRRVVEQARPRAIGIDVSDTFAHADGLSHTEHGLLVEALGPWAQRLVPAEQLAVRWLETRLPEEISALHAMNALVHETIAEAYSPAVLRVGDSTALDVAWWIRQRFHDLGVEPWFQPTVGLQRAGVPLLDERGTIVGGVPHDAVVEPGDLVHCDVGLKTLGLTTDTQRNGYVLRPGETAPPAGLVHALAVGNRMQDLVTTAMTPGRTGDEVLAAARAAAAAEGVDGDVYSHPVGFYGHGAGPAIGMWDAQGGVPGTGQAPVRESTTWALELCVRVAVPEWDGQLVRMALEQGIALTAEGVSYLDARQTSLITI, encoded by the coding sequence ATGACCACCGCGCTGCGCCACCGCCCGCACGGGATCGATCCCACCCGCACCGTCCCGCTGCCCCTGCGGGACCAGGCCGAGGTCCGGGACCGGTGGCTGACCGAGCGGGTGCGCGACCTGCTGCCCGACCTGATGGACGACGCGGGCATCGACCTGTGGGTGGTCGTGGGCCGGGAGTACAACGAGGACCCGGTGCTGCCCACGATGCTCCCGGCGTCCTGGTTGTCGGCCCGCCGCCGGACGATCCTGCTGCTGCACCGCAGCGACGACGGCGTGACCCCGATGGCGGTCGCGCGGTACCCGGTGGGCCAGTTCGTCTCCGCCTGGGACCCCGACGACGACGAGCCGGGCGCCTCGGCCGAGCAGTCGCAGTGGGCCGCCGTCCGCCGGGTCGTGGAGCAGGCCCGGCCGCGGGCGATCGGGATCGACGTGTCGGACACGTTCGCGCACGCCGACGGTCTCTCGCACACCGAGCACGGCCTGCTCGTCGAGGCGCTGGGCCCGTGGGCGCAGCGGCTGGTGCCGGCCGAGCAGCTCGCCGTCCGCTGGTTGGAGACCCGGCTGCCGGAGGAGATCTCGGCGCTGCACGCGATGAACGCGCTGGTGCACGAGACCATCGCCGAGGCGTACTCCCCCGCGGTGCTGCGGGTCGGGGACTCCACCGCGCTGGACGTGGCGTGGTGGATCCGGCAGCGGTTCCACGACCTGGGCGTCGAGCCGTGGTTCCAGCCGACGGTCGGCCTGCAGCGCGCGGGCGTCCCGCTGCTCGACGAGCGCGGCACGATCGTCGGCGGGGTGCCGCACGACGCGGTGGTCGAGCCCGGCGACCTGGTGCACTGCGACGTCGGGCTCAAGACCCTCGGGCTGACCACCGACACCCAGCGCAACGGCTACGTGCTGCGCCCCGGGGAGACCGCTCCCCCGGCCGGGCTCGTGCACGCCCTGGCCGTGGGCAACCGCATGCAGGACCTGGTGACGACGGCGATGACCCCCGGCCGGACCGGCGACGAGGTGCTCGCCGCCGCGCGCGCCGCGGCTGCCGCCGAGGGCGTGGACGGCGACGTCTACTCCCACCCGGTCGGCTTCTACGGCCACGGCGCCGGCCCGGCCATCGGCATGTGGGACGCCCAGGGCGGGGTGCCCGGGACCGGGCAGGCCCCCGTCCGGGAGTCCACGACCTGGGCGCTGGAGCTGTGCGTGCGGGTCGCGGTGCCCGAGTGGGACGGCCAGCTGGTGCGGATGGCCCTGGAACAGGGCATCGCCCTGACCGCCGAGGGCGTCTCCTACCTGGACGCCCGGCAGACGTCCCTGATCACGATCTAG
- a CDS encoding GGDEF domain-containing protein — MAAFMLLGAAAGSVNLVVAGVLRDGAPRGVYAATMALLAVLGLWFIARPRAGVRSTFALVLLGDLVYVVVAASVADPLRHATPLMMLFAAFVAAWFLDAWMLGVHMAVVPFACWSALAPSFTDAPGLGVQVLVNAGMLDVAAFGVFVLRRRVQGLLAATEALSSTDPLTGLANRRSLVTQSERLWRQAHRGGDHVVALVLDLDHFKQLNDTHGHATGDAVLRAVAQALRAVVRPTDVLARIGGEELVVVGLAADRTEAHRLGERLRSAVRQAWVDHPGVTASIGIALDRPSSDTDPAAGVWRLVDRADAAMYEAKQAGRDRVELAPPLVPLPRAAHPVVRLDRPA; from the coding sequence ATGGCCGCGTTCATGCTCCTGGGTGCTGCGGCGGGTTCGGTCAACCTCGTCGTGGCCGGCGTCCTCCGGGACGGCGCCCCCCGCGGGGTCTACGCCGCGACGATGGCACTGCTGGCCGTGCTCGGGCTCTGGTTCATCGCCCGCCCCCGCGCCGGGGTGCGGTCGACCTTCGCCCTGGTCCTGCTCGGCGACCTGGTCTACGTCGTCGTCGCCGCCTCGGTGGCGGACCCGCTGCGGCACGCCACCCCGCTGATGATGCTGTTCGCCGCCTTCGTGGCGGCCTGGTTCCTGGACGCCTGGATGCTCGGGGTGCACATGGCCGTCGTCCCGTTCGCGTGCTGGTCGGCCCTGGCCCCGAGCTTCACCGACGCGCCGGGCCTCGGCGTCCAGGTGCTGGTCAACGCCGGGATGCTGGACGTGGCCGCGTTCGGCGTCTTCGTGCTGCGCCGCCGGGTGCAGGGCCTGCTCGCCGCCACCGAGGCCCTGTCCTCCACCGACCCGCTGACCGGCCTGGCCAACCGGCGCTCGCTGGTCACGCAGTCCGAGCGGCTGTGGCGGCAGGCCCACCGCGGGGGCGACCACGTCGTCGCGCTGGTGCTGGACCTCGACCACTTCAAGCAGCTCAACGACACCCACGGGCACGCCACCGGGGACGCCGTGCTCCGTGCCGTCGCGCAGGCGCTGCGGGCCGTCGTCCGACCCACCGACGTGCTCGCCCGGATCGGCGGCGAGGAGCTCGTGGTGGTCGGCCTGGCCGCGGACCGCACCGAGGCGCACCGGCTGGGCGAGCGGCTGCGCAGCGCCGTCCGGCAGGCCTGGGTGGACCACCCGGGGGTGACGGCCTCGATCGGCATCGCGCTGGACCGACCGTCCTCCGACACCGATCCCGCCGCCGGCGTGTGGCGCCTGGTCGACCGTGCGGACGCGGCGATGTACGAGGCCAAGCAGGCCGGCCGGGACCGGGTGGAGCTCGCCCCGCCCCTCGTGCCGCTGCCGCGGGCGGCGCACCCGGTCGTCCGGCTCGACCGCCCCGCCTGA
- the npdG gene encoding NADPH-dependent F420 reductase codes for MTDTGQTTERAVEDLVIGVLGGTGPQGRGLAVRWAAAGQRVLLGSRDADRAAETARAVAARAEAAAGGVEVSVQGGSNTDVAGAADVLVVAVPFAGHADTLAELAAPLAGKVVVDCVVPMGWDELGAYVLDVPEGSVTQQAAALLPDSSVVGAFHHLSAVSLEDLSHPTLEGDVMVVGDDRAATDLVQALAGRLPGMRGVYAGRLRNARQVEALTINLVSVNRRYKVHAGIRVTDV; via the coding sequence GTGACGGACACAGGACAGACCACCGAGCGAGCCGTCGAGGACCTCGTCATCGGGGTGCTCGGCGGGACCGGGCCGCAGGGCCGGGGCCTGGCGGTCCGCTGGGCGGCCGCGGGTCAGCGGGTGCTGCTCGGGTCCCGGGACGCCGACCGCGCTGCCGAGACCGCCCGCGCCGTCGCCGCACGCGCCGAGGCGGCCGCCGGCGGCGTGGAGGTGTCGGTGCAGGGCGGGTCCAACACCGACGTCGCGGGTGCCGCCGACGTGCTCGTCGTCGCCGTCCCCTTCGCCGGGCACGCCGACACGCTGGCCGAGCTGGCCGCACCACTGGCCGGCAAGGTCGTCGTCGACTGCGTCGTGCCGATGGGCTGGGACGAGCTGGGCGCCTACGTGCTCGACGTGCCCGAGGGCAGCGTCACCCAGCAGGCGGCGGCGCTGCTGCCCGACAGCTCGGTGGTCGGGGCGTTCCACCACCTGTCCGCGGTGAGCCTGGAGGACCTCTCCCACCCGACGCTGGAGGGCGACGTCATGGTGGTGGGTGACGACCGCGCCGCCACCGACCTGGTGCAGGCCCTGGCCGGCCGGCTGCCCGGCATGCGCGGGGTCTACGCCGGCCGGCTGCGCAACGCCCGCCAGGTGGAGGCCCTGACGATCAACCTGGTCTCGGTCAACCGCCGGTACAAGGTCCACGCCGGCATCCGCGTCACCGACGTCTAG
- the panB gene encoding 3-methyl-2-oxobutanoate hydroxymethyltransferase, with translation MTTTSSPEPESVLYGGTSTARVRIHHLQAAKAAGEKWAMLTAYDTYAARVFEEAGIPVLLVGDSAGNVVLGHSSTVPVTVDDLLLFTKAVTRSTSRALIVADLPFGSYEASPTQAFQTAVRMMKEGGAQAVKLEGGARVAPQVRLLAENGIPVMGHVGFTPQSEHALGGFRVQGRGDGAEQVLADARAVADAGAFAVVLEMVPADVAARVTAELAVPTVGIGAGPDCDAQVLVWPDMAGLNGGRVPRFVKKYADLRGELLRAAQEYAAEVRSGEFPGPEHSF, from the coding sequence GTGACGACGACGTCCTCCCCCGAGCCCGAGTCCGTCCTCTACGGCGGCACCTCCACCGCCCGCGTGCGGATCCACCACCTGCAGGCCGCCAAGGCCGCCGGCGAGAAGTGGGCGATGCTCACCGCCTACGACACCTACGCCGCCCGGGTGTTCGAGGAGGCCGGCATCCCGGTGCTGCTCGTCGGGGACTCCGCCGGGAACGTCGTGCTGGGGCACAGCTCGACCGTCCCGGTCACCGTGGACGACCTGCTGCTGTTCACCAAGGCCGTCACCCGCTCGACCTCCCGGGCGCTGATCGTGGCCGACCTGCCCTTCGGCAGCTACGAGGCCTCGCCCACCCAGGCGTTCCAGACCGCCGTGCGGATGATGAAGGAGGGCGGGGCGCAGGCGGTCAAGCTCGAGGGCGGCGCCCGGGTCGCCCCGCAGGTGCGGCTGCTCGCCGAGAACGGCATCCCGGTCATGGGCCACGTCGGGTTCACCCCGCAGTCCGAGCACGCCCTCGGCGGCTTCCGGGTGCAGGGTCGCGGGGACGGCGCCGAGCAGGTGCTCGCCGACGCCCGCGCCGTCGCCGACGCCGGGGCCTTCGCCGTCGTCCTGGAGATGGTGCCCGCCGACGTCGCCGCCCGGGTCACCGCCGAGCTCGCCGTCCCCACCGTCGGCATCGGCGCCGGCCCGGACTGCGACGCCCAGGTGCTGGTCTGGCCGGACATGGCCGGGCTCAACGGCGGCCGGGTCCCGCGGTTCGTCAAGAAGTACGCCGACCTGCGCGGTGAGCTGCTGCGGGCGGCGCAGGAGTACGCGGCCGAGGTGCGGTCCGGGGAGTTCCCCGGCCCCGAGCACTCGTTCTAG
- a CDS encoding L,D-transpeptidase family protein has product MPGVRPLRTPLLVLTVLSAVLLSGCQSGTETDAAAPTTTTAAAPSTAEVPTAVVSVDPPLGSTEVDPVTPLRVNAGHGTLTSVTVTAADGTPLAGALDPTGVTWTAAADLAYATEYSVSATTTDAAGRTGTTSGTVGTVSPRTLTMPTVFPNADTGVVGVGQPIAITFDEDVTDRAAVERRLSVVTTPAVAGSWSWLSDRSVHYRPAEFWPAYTHVAVDVDTYGLDVGDGVHGEASKHVEFDIGPKRVGVVDADELVLRLYVDDALVREMPTSLGKDSSPTPSGTYVVMQQSREYTMDSSTYGVPIDQPGGYRTPVQYASRLSNSGIFVHGAPWSVGDQGRRNVSHGCLNVSVANAGWFYENFGRGDVVQVSNAGGQLDATDGFGDWNVSWEEWVAGSALPPPAA; this is encoded by the coding sequence ATGCCCGGTGTTCGCCCGCTCCGCACCCCGCTCCTCGTCCTCACGGTGCTCTCGGCCGTGCTGCTGTCCGGCTGCCAGTCCGGCACGGAGACCGACGCCGCGGCACCGACCACGACCACGGCGGCCGCACCCAGCACCGCCGAGGTGCCCACGGCCGTGGTGAGCGTCGACCCCCCGCTGGGCTCGACCGAGGTCGACCCGGTCACCCCGCTGCGGGTCAACGCCGGCCACGGGACGCTCACCTCGGTGACGGTCACCGCAGCCGACGGCACCCCGCTGGCCGGGGCCCTCGATCCGACCGGGGTGACCTGGACCGCCGCGGCCGACCTCGCCTACGCCACCGAGTACTCCGTCTCGGCCACCACCACCGACGCGGCGGGCCGCACCGGCACCACCAGCGGCACGGTCGGCACCGTCAGCCCGCGCACCCTGACCATGCCGACGGTGTTCCCGAACGCCGACACCGGCGTCGTCGGCGTGGGCCAGCCGATCGCGATCACCTTCGACGAGGACGTCACCGACCGGGCCGCGGTCGAGCGCCGGCTCTCGGTGGTCACCACCCCGGCGGTCGCCGGCTCGTGGTCGTGGCTGTCCGACCGCAGCGTGCACTACCGGCCGGCCGAGTTCTGGCCCGCGTACACACACGTCGCCGTGGACGTCGACACCTACGGCCTGGACGTCGGTGACGGCGTGCACGGCGAGGCCAGCAAGCACGTCGAGTTCGACATCGGGCCCAAGCGGGTCGGGGTCGTCGACGCCGACGAGCTGGTGCTGCGGCTGTACGTCGACGACGCGCTGGTGCGCGAGATGCCCACCTCGCTGGGCAAGGACTCCAGCCCCACGCCGAGCGGCACCTACGTCGTCATGCAGCAGTCCCGCGAGTACACGATGGACTCCTCCACCTACGGCGTCCCGATCGACCAGCCCGGCGGGTACCGCACCCCGGTCCAGTACGCCTCGCGGCTGAGCAACTCGGGCATCTTCGTGCACGGTGCGCCGTGGTCGGTGGGCGACCAGGGCCGCCGCAACGTCAGCCACGGCTGCCTGAACGTCTCGGTGGCCAACGCCGGCTGGTTCTACGAGAACTTCGGCCGTGGGGACGTCGTCCAGGTGAGCAACGCCGGCGGGCAGCTCGACGCGACCGACGGGTTCGGCGACTGGAACGTCTCCTGGGAGGAGTGGGTGGCCGGCTCCGCCTTGCCCCCGCCCGCCGCCTGA
- the glnA gene encoding type I glutamate--ammonia ligase: MDRQQEFVLRTLEERDIRFVRLWFTDVSGYLKAVAVAPAEIEAAFAEGIGFDGSAIEGFARVYESDMLAKPDPGTFQVMPSAKGGVSETARMFCDITLPDGSPAWADPRHVLRRALGKAADMGFTFYTHPEIEFFLLKDLPDDGTPPTPADTGGYFDLSTHNVAHDFRREAVFALEAMGISVEFSHHEVAPGQQEIDLRYADALSMADNIMTLRHVVREVALAQGVHATFMPKPFTDLAGSAMHTHLSLFEGDRNAFHDANDPMRLSTTGKQFIAGLLRHAREVTAVTNQTVNSYRRLLAGTEAPTAATWGKANRSALVRLPSYKPSKANSARVEVRSPDSACNPYLTFAVLLAAGLKGIEEGYELPPEAEDDVWSLTDTERRAAGYEDLPVSLGEALTAMESSELVAETLGEHVFEFFLRNKWEEFNSYRQNVTPFELRRYLPGL; the protein is encoded by the coding sequence ATGGACCGACAGCAGGAGTTCGTCCTGCGCACCCTGGAGGAACGCGACATCCGCTTCGTGCGGCTGTGGTTCACCGACGTCTCGGGCTACCTCAAGGCCGTGGCGGTCGCGCCGGCCGAGATCGAGGCCGCGTTCGCGGAGGGCATCGGGTTCGACGGCTCGGCGATCGAGGGCTTCGCCCGGGTCTACGAGTCCGACATGCTCGCCAAGCCCGACCCGGGCACCTTCCAGGTGATGCCCAGCGCCAAGGGCGGGGTCAGCGAGACCGCCCGGATGTTCTGCGACATCACGCTGCCCGACGGCTCGCCCGCCTGGGCCGACCCGCGGCACGTGCTGCGCCGCGCCCTGGGCAAGGCCGCGGACATGGGGTTCACCTTCTACACCCACCCCGAGATCGAGTTCTTCCTGCTCAAGGACCTCCCGGACGACGGCACGCCGCCCACCCCGGCCGACACCGGCGGCTACTTCGACCTGTCGACGCACAACGTGGCCCACGACTTCCGCCGCGAGGCGGTCTTCGCGCTGGAGGCGATGGGCATCTCGGTGGAGTTCAGCCACCACGAGGTCGCCCCCGGCCAGCAGGAGATCGACCTGCGCTACGCCGACGCCCTGTCGATGGCCGACAACATCATGACGCTGCGGCACGTGGTCCGGGAGGTCGCGCTGGCCCAGGGCGTGCACGCGACCTTCATGCCCAAGCCGTTCACCGACCTGGCCGGCTCGGCGATGCACACCCACCTCTCGCTGTTCGAGGGCGACCGCAACGCCTTCCACGACGCCAACGACCCGATGCGGCTGTCGACCACCGGCAAGCAGTTCATCGCCGGGCTGCTCCGGCACGCCCGCGAGGTCACCGCGGTCACCAACCAGACGGTGAACTCCTACCGGCGGTTGCTGGCCGGCACCGAGGCCCCGACGGCGGCGACCTGGGGCAAGGCCAACCGCTCGGCCCTGGTCCGGCTGCCCTCCTACAAGCCGTCCAAGGCCAACTCGGCCCGGGTCGAGGTGCGCTCCCCGGACAGTGCCTGCAACCCGTACCTGACCTTCGCGGTGCTCCTGGCCGCCGGGCTCAAGGGCATCGAGGAGGGCTACGAGCTGCCGCCCGAGGCCGAGGACGACGTCTGGTCGCTCACCGACACCGAGCGGCGCGCCGCCGGGTACGAGGACCTGCCGGTCAGCCTGGGCGAGGCGCTCACCGCGATGGAGAGCAGCGAGCTGGTCGCCGAGACCCTCGGCGAGCACGTCTTCGAGTTCTTCCTGCGCAACAAGTGGGAGGAGTTCAACTCCTACCGGCAGAACGTCACCCCCTTCGAGCTCAGGCGCTACCTCCCCGGGCTCTAA
- a CDS encoding type 1 glutamine amidotransferase, protein MTRLLVVVPSDTDPPGRLGQWLTDAGLELDARHLDRGDELPVDLSGHDGLLVLGGPQSSLDDAATSPELVGVRTLLAQALADDVPTLAVCLGAQLLAQVGGGSTRVGAEGPEVGATLVAKRDAADVDPVFTGLPLSPDVLEWHHDEIDRLPAGATLLASNPAYENQAFRVGRHVYGLQFHIETTPEMVRTWATGDPVGVASTGRDVETVCLAATDVHPDLEEVWAPFAGRFAALVESRASTSAG, encoded by the coding sequence GTGACCCGCCTGCTCGTCGTCGTCCCGTCCGACACCGACCCGCCGGGGCGGTTGGGGCAGTGGCTCACCGATGCCGGGCTGGAGCTCGACGCCCGGCACCTGGACCGCGGCGACGAGCTCCCGGTCGACCTGTCCGGGCACGACGGGCTGCTGGTGCTGGGCGGCCCGCAGTCCTCGCTGGACGATGCGGCCACCAGCCCCGAGCTGGTCGGCGTCCGCACGCTTCTCGCCCAGGCGCTGGCCGACGACGTCCCCACGCTCGCGGTGTGCCTGGGCGCGCAACTGCTCGCCCAGGTCGGCGGCGGCAGCACCCGGGTCGGGGCCGAGGGGCCCGAGGTGGGCGCCACGCTGGTGGCCAAGCGGGATGCCGCCGACGTCGACCCGGTGTTCACCGGCCTGCCGCTGAGCCCCGACGTGCTCGAGTGGCACCACGACGAGATCGACCGGCTGCCGGCCGGGGCCACCCTGCTGGCCAGCAACCCGGCCTACGAGAACCAGGCCTTCCGGGTCGGCCGGCACGTCTACGGCCTGCAGTTCCACATCGAGACGACGCCGGAGATGGTGCGCACCTGGGCCACCGGCGACCCGGTGGGCGTCGCCTCCACCGGCCGGGACGTCGAGACGGTGTGCCTGGCCGCGACCGACGTGCACCCCGACCTCGAGGAGGTCTGGGCCCCGTTCGCCGGCCGGTTCGCCGCCCTCGTCGAGTCCCGCGCCAGCACCTCCGCGGGCTGA